The Streptomyces nitrosporeus genome includes a window with the following:
- a CDS encoding response regulator — MAIRVMLVDDQVLLRTGFRMVLAAQPDMEVVAEAGDGQEAIEVLGSAAVDVVLMDVRMPRLDGVEATRRICAQTDPPKVVILTTFDLDEYAFSGLKAGASGFMLKDVPPAELLSAIRAVHSGDAVVAPSTTRRLLDRFSPMLPSAVAGPVNKHVERLTEREREVMLLVAQGLSNGEIAGRLVLSEATVKTHVGRILTKLGLRDRVQVVVLAYESGLVRAGGQQG, encoded by the coding sequence ATGGCCATCCGTGTGATGCTCGTCGACGACCAGGTGCTGCTGCGCACCGGTTTCCGGATGGTGCTCGCGGCCCAGCCGGACATGGAGGTCGTCGCCGAGGCGGGCGACGGGCAGGAGGCGATCGAGGTCCTCGGTTCGGCGGCCGTCGACGTCGTCCTGATGGATGTGCGCATGCCGAGGCTGGACGGTGTGGAGGCGACCCGGCGGATCTGCGCGCAGACCGATCCCCCCAAGGTGGTCATCCTGACCACCTTCGACCTGGACGAGTACGCGTTCTCGGGGCTGAAGGCCGGCGCCAGCGGCTTCATGCTCAAGGACGTACCGCCCGCCGAGCTGCTCTCCGCGATCCGCGCGGTGCACAGCGGCGACGCGGTGGTGGCCCCGTCCACGACCCGCCGGCTGCTGGACCGTTTCTCCCCGATGCTGCCGAGCGCCGTCGCCGGGCCCGTCAACAAGCACGTGGAGCGGTTGACCGAGCGTGAGCGCGAGGTGATGCTGCTGGTCGCCCAGGGCCTGTCGAACGGCGAGATCGCCGGCCGGCTGGTGCTGTCCGAGGCCACGGTGAAGACCCACGTCGGCCGCATCCTCACCAAGCTGGGCCTGCGCGACCGGGTGCAGGTCGTCGTGCTCGCGTACGAGAGCGGCCTGGTGCGGGCGGGCGGACAGCAGGGCTGA
- a CDS encoding DUF5937 family protein, translated as MHIDITGLPPERIVFGTSPLAELGLALHALSEPGHHPGLHGWVTATSASLEPDLADRMSEADFLWRNTFSDIFMPFAGVRGTDARPGTTLAEDLDILDGLDDERFVSAALEFVCAGVYGAGGLSPLSDAESRSQALETAAARGPRQVEFSRRLLDDPASVRGWIRRLFEDCDQAFFAATWQRARIQLAADARHKTEVLRHKGLAAAMGAVSAALSLDEEGGRLSVDKLAEGRTDATSTGMTLLPTTFGWPHLTVLHAPDWRPVILYPVHRPELPSPASVDLLRLRMEALAHPMRMRMCRNLARSPYTTGELAELHGITAPEVSRHLAVLKKAGLVTTRRRGRYVLHALDLTVVARLGSDFLEGVLR; from the coding sequence GTGCACATCGACATCACGGGGCTGCCCCCGGAGCGCATCGTTTTCGGAACCTCTCCCCTCGCCGAGCTGGGGCTGGCCCTGCACGCGCTCTCCGAACCGGGCCACCATCCGGGGCTGCACGGCTGGGTCACCGCCACGTCCGCGTCGCTGGAGCCGGACCTCGCGGACCGGATGAGCGAGGCGGATTTCCTCTGGCGGAACACCTTCTCCGACATCTTCATGCCGTTCGCCGGTGTCCGGGGCACGGACGCCAGGCCCGGTACGACCCTTGCCGAGGACCTGGACATCCTGGACGGGCTCGACGACGAGCGGTTCGTCTCCGCGGCCCTGGAGTTCGTCTGCGCCGGTGTGTACGGGGCAGGGGGGCTGTCCCCGCTCTCCGACGCGGAATCCCGGTCCCAGGCGCTGGAGACGGCGGCGGCCAGGGGGCCCCGGCAGGTGGAGTTCAGCCGGCGGCTCCTCGACGACCCGGCTTCCGTACGGGGCTGGATCAGGCGCCTGTTCGAGGACTGCGACCAGGCGTTCTTCGCCGCCACCTGGCAGCGGGCCAGGATCCAGCTGGCGGCCGACGCCCGGCACAAGACGGAGGTGCTGCGGCACAAGGGCCTCGCGGCGGCCATGGGCGCGGTCTCCGCGGCCCTGTCCCTCGACGAGGAGGGCGGCAGGCTCAGTGTCGACAAACTGGCGGAGGGCCGTACCGACGCCACCTCGACGGGGATGACGCTCCTTCCCACCACGTTCGGCTGGCCGCACCTGACGGTGCTGCACGCCCCGGACTGGCGGCCGGTGATCCTCTACCCGGTGCACCGCCCCGAGCTGCCCTCCCCGGCCTCGGTCGATCTGCTCCGGCTCCGGATGGAGGCCCTGGCCCACCCCATGCGGATGCGCATGTGCCGCAACCTCGCCCGTTCCCCGTACACCACGGGTGAACTCGCCGAGTTGCACGGCATCACGGCGCCCGAGGTCTCCCGGCACCTGGCGGTGCTCAAAAAGGCCGGCCTGGTCACCACCCGCCGCCGGGGCCGGTACGTCCTGCACGCGCTGGACCTGACGGTGGTCGCCCGGCTGGGCAGCGACTTCCTGGAGGGCGTACTGCGCTGA
- a CDS encoding threonine aldolase family protein, whose amino-acid sequence MAESDVHEQRQHRRLAAWRRSAKVLSRPPGDRTLAEVLASLAADAGTVHAPDEWTDAYGGGVVAEVERRTADLLGMEAAAFFPTGTMAQQVALRCWAACTGDPVVALHPLAHPELREGGALTAVSGLRTVHPTTRPRLPTADEIHDFPERFGTLMLELPLRDAGFVLPSWEELEAVAAAARDRDAVVHLDGARLWECGPHLGRGPAETAALADSLYVSFYKSLGGMSGAVLAGPATLVEEARTWRHRYGGQLYQQYPAALAALLGLERELPRLPSYVGHAKLVAAALAKGLADSGVPFFRVHPDPPHTHQFQVWLPYPPEVLDEASVRQAEETGVALFRRWFPAAAGPPGLSYTEVTVAAPGLEWTARDVRDAVAGFVSRLE is encoded by the coding sequence ATGGCAGAGAGCGACGTACATGAACAGCGGCAGCACCGCAGGCTGGCCGCGTGGCGGCGGTCGGCGAAGGTGCTGTCCCGGCCCCCCGGCGACCGCACCCTGGCCGAGGTCCTGGCCTCACTGGCCGCCGACGCCGGCACGGTCCACGCCCCGGACGAGTGGACGGACGCCTACGGCGGCGGGGTCGTCGCGGAGGTGGAACGGCGGACCGCGGACCTGCTGGGCATGGAGGCCGCGGCCTTCTTCCCGACCGGGACGATGGCGCAGCAGGTCGCGCTGCGGTGCTGGGCGGCATGCACGGGCGACCCGGTCGTGGCCCTGCATCCCCTCGCCCACCCCGAGCTGCGCGAAGGGGGCGCGCTGACGGCGGTGAGCGGGCTGCGCACGGTGCACCCGACGACCCGGCCCCGGCTGCCCACGGCCGACGAGATCCATGACTTCCCCGAGCGGTTCGGCACCCTGATGCTGGAACTTCCCTTGCGGGACGCCGGTTTCGTGCTGCCCTCGTGGGAGGAGCTGGAGGCCGTGGCGGCCGCGGCCCGGGACCGCGACGCGGTGGTGCACCTGGACGGGGCCCGGCTCTGGGAGTGCGGTCCCCATCTGGGGCGGGGCCCTGCGGAGACCGCCGCGCTCGCGGACAGCTTGTACGTCTCCTTCTACAAGTCCCTGGGCGGGATGTCCGGCGCGGTGCTCGCCGGGCCCGCCACGCTGGTCGAGGAGGCCAGGACCTGGCGCCACCGCTACGGCGGGCAGCTCTACCAGCAGTACCCGGCCGCCCTGGCCGCCCTGCTGGGCCTGGAGAGGGAGCTCCCGAGGCTGCCGTCCTACGTGGGCCACGCGAAGCTGGTCGCCGCCGCGCTGGCGAAGGGGCTCGCGGACAGCGGGGTGCCGTTCTTCCGCGTACACCCCGACCCGCCCCACACCCATCAGTTCCAGGTGTGGCTGCCGTACCCGCCCGAGGTACTGGACGAGGCGTCCGTACGGCAGGCGGAGGAGACCGGGGTGGCGCTGTTCCGCCGCTGGTTCCCGGCCGCCGCGGGGCCGCCCGGTCTGTCGTACACCGAGGTCACGGTCGCCGCACCGGGGCTGGAGTGGACCGCCCGCGACGTGCGGGACGCCGTGGCGGGGTTCGTGTCCCGCCTGGAGTGA
- a CDS encoding Rossmann-like and DUF2520 domain-containing protein translates to MNASVSKEPLDARDRPARLTVGVVGAGRVGPALAASLRLAGHRPVAVSGVSDASVRRAAALLPGVPLVTPAEVLARAELVLLTVPDDALPGLVEGLAATGAVRPGQLLVHTSGRYGTGVLDPARRAGALPLALHPVMTFTGTTVDVQRLAGCSFGVTAPEELQLAAEALVIEMGGEPERIAEEARPLYHAALALGANHLVTLVAQAMELLRGAGVGAPDRMLGPLLSAALDNALRSGDAALTGPVARGDAGTVAAHIHELRTHAPQTVAGYLAMARATADRALDHGLLKPEFAEDLLEVLSDRANGVPGRPDGHSARGGRSRPDEDGRDAGDAPHSEDGRDRKSGPDDEDGRDRKSGPDQENGPEESGPGESR, encoded by the coding sequence GTGAACGCATCAGTTTCCAAGGAGCCCCTCGACGCGAGGGACCGCCCCGCCCGCCTGACCGTGGGCGTCGTCGGCGCGGGCCGCGTCGGACCCGCGCTCGCCGCCTCGCTGAGGCTCGCCGGGCACCGCCCGGTGGCCGTCTCCGGGGTCTCCGACGCCTCGGTGCGCCGGGCGGCGGCTCTGCTGCCCGGCGTCCCCCTGGTCACCCCCGCCGAGGTCCTGGCACGGGCCGAGCTGGTGCTGCTGACCGTCCCGGACGACGCCCTGCCGGGCCTGGTCGAGGGCCTGGCCGCGACCGGCGCCGTCCGGCCGGGGCAGCTGCTCGTCCACACCTCCGGGCGGTACGGCACCGGGGTCCTGGACCCCGCCCGGCGCGCCGGGGCCCTGCCGCTCGCCCTGCACCCGGTGATGACCTTCACCGGCACCACCGTCGACGTCCAGCGGCTGGCCGGCTGCTCCTTCGGGGTCACCGCCCCCGAGGAGCTCCAGCTCGCCGCCGAGGCGCTCGTCATCGAGATGGGCGGCGAACCGGAGCGGATCGCCGAGGAGGCCAGGCCGCTCTACCACGCGGCCCTCGCCCTCGGGGCGAACCACCTGGTCACCCTGGTCGCCCAGGCCATGGAACTGCTCCGCGGGGCCGGGGTGGGCGCACCCGACCGGATGCTCGGACCGCTCCTCTCGGCCGCCCTCGACAACGCCCTGCGCTCCGGCGACGCGGCGCTGACGGGCCCCGTCGCCCGCGGGGACGCGGGCACCGTGGCCGCGCACATACACGAGCTGCGTACACACGCCCCGCAGACGGTGGCCGGATACCTGGCCATGGCCCGCGCCACGGCCGACCGGGCGTTGGACCACGGCCTGCTCAAGCCGGAGTTCGCCGAGGACCTCCTGGAGGTCCTCTCGGACCGCGCGAACGGCGTGCCCGGCCGCCCGGACGGGCATTCCGCCCGAGGCGGACGGAGCCGCCCGGACGAGGACGGCCGGGACGCGGGGGACGCCCCGCACAGCGAGGACGGCCGGGACCGGAAGAGCGGCCCGGACGACGAGGACGGCCGGGACCGGAAGAGCGGCCCGGACCAGGAGAACGGCCCGGAGGAGTCCGGGCCGGGAGAGAGCCGATGA
- the panC gene encoding pantoate--beta-alanine ligase has protein sequence MTTAPATLLPTAAALHALDRPAGARRAVVMTMGALHDGHATLIRAARDAVGPGGQVVATVFVNPLQFGEAADLERYPRTLDADLAVAGRAGADAVFAPSVDEVYPGGDPQVRITAGPMGERLEGAARPGHFDGMLTVVAKLLHLTRPDEAFYGQKDAQQLALIRRMARDLNFGVGITAVPTVRDPDGLALSSRNRFLSPGERRTALALSRALFAARDRLAAQQALHARAHAVQPGNDRAAGLTRLGEARLAADAQAVALARPAVEAGAVRAAAQAVLDEAAGEPVPLHLDYLALVDPADFTELPDDRAEGEAFLVVAARVGSTRLIDNIPLNLGV, from the coding sequence ATGACCACCGCACCCGCCACCCTGCTGCCCACCGCCGCCGCGCTGCACGCCCTGGACCGGCCCGCCGGCGCACGGCGCGCCGTCGTGATGACCATGGGCGCCCTCCACGACGGCCACGCCACCCTGATCCGCGCGGCCCGGGACGCCGTGGGCCCCGGGGGCCAGGTCGTCGCCACCGTCTTCGTGAACCCGCTGCAGTTCGGTGAGGCCGCCGACCTGGAGCGCTACCCCCGCACCCTCGACGCCGACCTCGCCGTGGCCGGCCGGGCCGGGGCCGACGCGGTCTTCGCCCCCTCCGTCGACGAGGTCTACCCCGGCGGCGACCCGCAGGTCAGGATCACCGCAGGCCCCATGGGCGAGCGGCTGGAGGGCGCCGCCCGCCCCGGCCACTTCGACGGCATGCTCACCGTCGTCGCCAAGCTGCTCCACCTCACCCGGCCCGACGAGGCGTTCTACGGTCAGAAGGACGCCCAGCAGCTGGCACTGATCCGCCGCATGGCACGGGACCTGAACTTCGGTGTCGGCATCACCGCCGTGCCCACGGTCCGCGACCCGGACGGCCTCGCGCTCTCCAGCCGCAACCGCTTCCTGAGCCCCGGGGAGCGGCGTACCGCGCTGGCCCTGTCCCGGGCGCTGTTCGCGGCCCGCGACCGGCTGGCCGCGCAGCAGGCGCTGCACGCCCGCGCCCACGCCGTACAGCCCGGCAACGACCGGGCGGCCGGGCTCACCCGGCTCGGCGAGGCCCGGCTGGCGGCCGACGCGCAGGCGGTGGCGCTGGCCCGGCCGGCCGTGGAGGCCGGCGCGGTGCGCGCCGCCGCGCAGGCCGTGCTGGACGAGGCGGCCGGGGAGCCGGTGCCGCTCCACCTCGACTACCTGGCGCTCGTCGACCCCGCGGACTTCACCGAGCTCCCCGACGACCGTGCCGAGGGCGAAGCGTTCCTCGTCGTCGCCGCGCGGGTGGGCTCCACCCGTCTGATCGACAACATCCCGCTGAACCTCGGAGTCTGA
- a CDS encoding L-aspartate oxidase: protein MTGIRLTAPAPGWSIEADVVVVGSGVAGLTTALRCAAAGLATVVVTKARLDDGSTRWAQGGIAAALGEGDTPEQHLDDTLVAGAGLCDETAVRTLVTEGPGAVRRLIGTGARFDTNDSGAIALTREGGHHRRRIAHAGGDATGAEISRALVGAVRAAALRTIENALVLDLLTDAEGRTAGVTLHVMGEGQHDGVGAVHAPAVVLATGGMGQVFSSTTNPPVSTGDGVALALRAGAEVSDLEFVQFHPTVLFLGADREGQQPLVSEAVRGEGAHLVDAQGTRFMLGQHELAELAPRDVVAKAITRQMHLHGTEHMYLDARHFGAAMWERRFPTILAACRAHGIDPVTEPVPVAPAAHYASGGVRTDLRGRTTVPGLYACGETACTGVHGANRLASNSLLEGLVFAERIADDIVAAGPRERPVPAPRGAGDPAPVPLLAAESRTEIQRIMTRGAGVIRSAEGLAAAAGQLEELRRTAEAAGEEPGAAKDAVPGVEAWEATNLLLVSRVLVAAARQREETRGCHWREDRPDRDDTEWRRHIIVRTAPGRQPAVSRTDTAAFPPVRPAGRAEAAAPSTPNHPADAPQEPQP, encoded by the coding sequence GTGACCGGAATACGGCTGACCGCCCCCGCCCCGGGCTGGTCCATCGAAGCGGACGTGGTCGTCGTCGGCTCCGGCGTGGCGGGTCTCACCACGGCCCTGCGCTGTGCGGCGGCCGGCCTCGCCACCGTCGTCGTCACCAAGGCCCGGCTGGACGACGGGTCCACCCGCTGGGCGCAGGGCGGCATCGCCGCGGCGCTGGGCGAGGGCGACACCCCCGAACAGCACCTGGACGACACCCTGGTCGCCGGAGCCGGGCTGTGCGACGAGACCGCGGTGCGGACCCTGGTCACCGAGGGCCCCGGCGCGGTGCGCCGGCTGATCGGTACCGGCGCCCGGTTCGACACGAACGACTCCGGCGCCATCGCCCTGACCCGCGAGGGCGGCCACCACCGCCGCCGTATCGCGCACGCGGGCGGCGACGCGACGGGCGCGGAGATCTCCCGCGCCCTGGTCGGGGCGGTCCGTGCCGCCGCCCTGCGCACCATCGAGAACGCCCTGGTCCTCGACCTGCTCACCGACGCCGAAGGCCGTACGGCGGGCGTCACCCTGCACGTCATGGGCGAGGGCCAGCACGACGGGGTCGGCGCCGTCCACGCCCCGGCGGTGGTCCTCGCCACCGGAGGCATGGGACAGGTCTTCTCCTCCACCACCAACCCCCCCGTCTCCACCGGTGACGGGGTCGCGCTCGCGCTGCGGGCCGGCGCGGAGGTCTCCGACCTGGAGTTCGTCCAGTTCCACCCGACGGTCCTGTTCCTCGGGGCGGACCGAGAGGGGCAGCAGCCGCTGGTCTCCGAGGCGGTACGCGGAGAGGGCGCCCACCTCGTGGACGCCCAGGGCACCCGCTTCATGCTCGGGCAGCACGAACTCGCCGAGCTGGCCCCCCGCGACGTCGTCGCCAAGGCCATCACCCGGCAGATGCACCTGCACGGCACCGAGCACATGTACCTCGACGCCCGCCACTTCGGTGCCGCCATGTGGGAGCGGCGCTTCCCGACGATCCTGGCCGCCTGCCGCGCCCACGGCATCGACCCGGTCACCGAGCCGGTACCGGTGGCGCCCGCCGCGCACTACGCCTCGGGCGGGGTCCGGACGGACCTCAGGGGCCGTACGACGGTCCCCGGCCTGTACGCCTGCGGGGAGACCGCCTGCACCGGTGTGCACGGCGCGAACCGGCTGGCGTCCAACTCCCTCCTGGAGGGACTGGTCTTCGCCGAGCGCATCGCGGACGACATCGTGGCGGCGGGTCCCAGGGAGCGGCCGGTGCCGGCCCCCCGCGGTGCCGGGGACCCGGCGCCGGTCCCGCTGCTGGCCGCCGAGTCGCGCACCGAGATCCAGCGGATCATGACCCGGGGCGCCGGAGTCATCCGCTCCGCCGAGGGCCTCGCCGCCGCGGCCGGACAGCTGGAGGAGCTCCGGCGCACCGCCGAGGCCGCCGGTGAGGAGCCGGGCGCCGCCAAGGACGCGGTCCCCGGAGTGGAGGCGTGGGAGGCCACCAACCTGCTCCTCGTCTCCCGGGTCCTGGTCGCCGCCGCCCGGCAGCGTGAGGAGACCCGCGGCTGCCACTGGCGCGAGGACCGGCCCGACCGTGACGACACCGAGTGGCGCCGCCACATCATCGTCCGTACCGCCCCCGGCCGGCAGCCGGCCGTGAGCCGCACGGACACCGCCGCGTTCCCGCCCGTACGCCCCGCGGGCCGGGCGGAGGCCGCCGCACCCAGCACCCCGAACCACCCCGCCGACGCCCCTCAGGAGCCGCAGCCGTGA
- the nadC gene encoding carboxylating nicotinate-nucleotide diphosphorylase: MSTPEENPRPTPVDVPLIHIGAAPEASGGCGDGCGCGGYDADALECGLDPALAQLLADSGLDPVQIEDIAHVAIEEDLDGGVDVTTVATVPEDAVATGDFTAREAGVVAGLRVAEAVLSIVCTDEFEVERHVEDGDRVVPGQKLLTVTTRTRDLLTGERSALNLLCRLSGIATATRAWADVLQDTKARVRDTRKTTPGLRALEKYAVRCGGGVNHRMSLVDAALVKDNHVIAAGGVAEAFTRVRAAFPELPIEVEVDTLRQVGEVLEAGADLILLDNFTPALTAEAVALVGGRAVLESSGRLTLDTARAYAEAGVDYLAVGALTHSSPILDIGLDFRDAEGQADGTGV, from the coding sequence GTGAGCACGCCCGAAGAGAACCCCCGCCCCACCCCCGTGGACGTACCGCTGATCCACATCGGTGCCGCCCCCGAGGCGTCCGGCGGCTGCGGTGACGGCTGCGGCTGCGGCGGTTACGACGCCGACGCCCTGGAATGCGGGCTGGACCCGGCGCTCGCTCAGCTCCTCGCCGACTCCGGCCTGGACCCGGTGCAGATCGAGGACATCGCCCATGTCGCGATCGAGGAGGACCTGGACGGCGGGGTGGACGTGACGACCGTGGCGACCGTCCCCGAGGACGCGGTCGCCACCGGTGACTTCACCGCCCGTGAGGCCGGTGTGGTCGCTGGCCTGCGCGTGGCCGAGGCCGTCCTGTCCATCGTGTGCACGGACGAGTTCGAGGTCGAGCGGCACGTCGAGGACGGCGACCGCGTCGTACCGGGCCAGAAGCTGCTCACCGTCACCACCCGCACCCGCGACCTGCTCACCGGCGAGCGCAGCGCGCTGAACCTGCTCTGCCGCCTCTCCGGCATCGCGACCGCCACCCGGGCCTGGGCCGACGTCCTCCAGGACACCAAGGCACGGGTGCGGGACACCCGCAAGACGACCCCGGGGCTGCGCGCGCTGGAGAAGTACGCGGTGCGCTGCGGCGGGGGCGTCAACCACCGGATGTCGCTGGTGGACGCGGCCCTCGTCAAGGACAACCACGTGATCGCGGCAGGCGGTGTGGCCGAGGCGTTCACGCGTGTGCGGGCCGCCTTCCCCGAGCTGCCGATCGAGGTCGAGGTCGACACCCTGCGGCAGGTCGGCGAGGTGCTGGAGGCGGGCGCCGACCTGATCCTGCTGGACAACTTCACCCCGGCCCTGACCGCCGAGGCGGTGGCGCTCGTCGGCGGCCGCGCGGTACTGGAGTCCTCGGGCCGGCTCACCCTGGACACGGCTCGCGCCTACGCCGAGGCGGGCGTCGACTACCTGGCCGTCGGGGCGCTCACCCACTCCTCGCCGATCCTCGACATCGGCCTGGACTTCCGTGACGCCGAGGGCCAGGCCGACGGGACCGGCGTCTGA
- a CDS encoding type III pantothenate kinase, producing the protein MLLTIDVGNSHTVLGLFDGEEIVEHWRISTDARRTADELAVLLQGLMGMHPLLGMELGDGIEGIAICSTVPAVLHELREVTRRYYGDVPAVLVEPGVRTGVPILMDNPKEVGADRIVNAVAAVELYGGPAIVVDLGTATTFDAVSARGEYTGGVIAPGIEISVEALGAKGAQLRKIELARPRSVIGKNTVEAMQSGIVFGFAGQIDGVVERMKKELAADPDDVTVIATGGLAPMVLGESSVIDEHEPWLTLIGLRLVYERNIART; encoded by the coding sequence ATGCTGCTCACCATCGACGTCGGCAACTCGCACACGGTCCTCGGGCTGTTCGACGGGGAGGAGATCGTCGAGCACTGGCGTATCTCCACCGACGCCCGGCGTACCGCGGACGAACTGGCCGTACTGCTCCAGGGGCTCATGGGGATGCACCCGCTGCTCGGGATGGAGCTGGGCGACGGCATCGAGGGCATCGCGATCTGCTCCACCGTCCCCGCCGTCCTGCACGAACTCCGCGAGGTCACCCGCCGTTACTACGGCGACGTCCCGGCCGTCCTGGTGGAGCCGGGTGTCAGGACGGGGGTGCCGATCCTCATGGACAACCCGAAGGAGGTCGGCGCGGACCGCATCGTCAACGCGGTCGCCGCGGTCGAGCTCTACGGCGGTCCGGCGATCGTCGTCGACCTCGGCACGGCCACCACCTTCGACGCGGTCTCCGCCCGGGGCGAGTACACGGGCGGTGTGATCGCGCCCGGTATCGAGATCTCGGTGGAGGCCCTCGGGGCCAAGGGCGCCCAGCTCCGCAAGATCGAGCTGGCCAGGCCGCGCAGCGTGATCGGCAAGAACACCGTCGAGGCCATGCAGTCCGGCATCGTGTTCGGCTTCGCCGGCCAGATCGACGGGGTCGTCGAGCGGATGAAGAAGGAGCTGGCGGCCGACCCGGACGACGTCACCGTCATCGCGACGGGGGGCCTTGCTCCGATGGTGTTGGGAGAGTCCTCCGTCATCGACGAGCACGAGCCCTGGCTGACGCTGATCGGACTGCGCCTGGTGTACGAACGCAACATCGCCCGTACCTAG
- a CDS encoding BlaI/MecI/CopY family transcriptional regulator has protein sequence MPRPLGELEDAVMTRVWQWNRPVTVREVLEDLQQERSIAYTTVMTVMDNLHQKGWVRREVDGRAYRYTAVSTRAAYSAALMNEAWSRSDNPAAALVAFFGMMSAGQREALQDAMRIVAPGLLEERTDAAGGEAPADEAPPESGR, from the coding sequence GTGCCCCGCCCATTGGGAGAGCTGGAAGACGCCGTGATGACACGGGTCTGGCAATGGAACCGCCCGGTCACCGTGCGGGAAGTTCTCGAGGACCTTCAGCAGGAGAGGTCCATCGCATACACGACCGTGATGACGGTAATGGACAATCTCCATCAGAAGGGCTGGGTGCGCCGGGAAGTGGACGGCCGGGCTTATCGATATACGGCCGTCTCCACCCGCGCCGCCTACTCCGCCGCACTGATGAACGAAGCCTGGTCGCGCAGTGACAACCCGGCCGCCGCGCTGGTCGCGTTCTTCGGCATGATGTCCGCCGGGCAGCGTGAAGCACTTCAGGACGCCATGCGCATCGTCGCGCCGGGGCTCCTGGAAGAGCGGACGGACGCCGCGGGGGGCGAGGCACCCGCCGATGAAGCGCCGCCGGAGTCCGGGCGATAG
- a CDS encoding amino-acid N-acetyltransferase — translation MSSEQPQTDPPTVPDPDFRTDPSVKGVAITVRRARTGDVAAVRGLLDGYVREGILLDKATVTLYEDIQEFWVAERDEDARVIGCGALHVMWEDLAEVRTLAVDHAIKGAGVGHQVLDKLLQTARWLGVRRVFCLTFEVDFFAKHGFTEIGETPVDGDVYSELLRSYDEGVAEFLGLERVKPNTLGNTRMLLHL, via the coding sequence ATGTCCTCCGAGCAGCCGCAAACCGATCCTCCCACCGTCCCGGACCCCGATTTCCGTACCGACCCGTCGGTAAAAGGGGTGGCCATCACCGTCCGGCGCGCCAGGACGGGCGATGTGGCGGCCGTACGCGGCCTGCTCGACGGCTACGTACGCGAAGGCATCCTCCTCGACAAAGCGACGGTGACGCTTTACGAGGACATCCAGGAGTTCTGGGTCGCCGAACGCGACGAGGACGCGCGGGTCATCGGCTGCGGCGCACTCCATGTGATGTGGGAAGACCTCGCCGAAGTGCGCACTCTCGCCGTCGACCACGCCATCAAGGGCGCCGGGGTGGGGCACCAAGTTCTCGACAAGCTGTTGCAGACCGCGCGCTGGCTGGGCGTCCGCAGGGTTTTCTGCCTCACCTTCGAAGTGGACTTCTTCGCGAAGCACGGCTTCACCGAGATCGGCGAGACGCCGGTCGACGGAGATGTCTACAGCGAGCTGCTGCGTTCCTATGACGAGGGTGTCGCGGAGTTCCTGGGTCTCGAACGAGTGAAACCGAACACCTTGGGCAACACCCGGATGCTTCTGCACCTGTGA
- a CDS encoding histone-like nucleoid-structuring protein Lsr2 translates to MAQKVQVLLVDDLDGGEADETVTFALDGKTYEIDLTTSNADKLRGLLEPYTKSGRRTGGRAATGRGKGRAVQGGNKDTAEIRKWARENGHNVNDRGRVPADVREAYEKAHG, encoded by the coding sequence GTGGCGCAGAAGGTTCAGGTCCTTCTTGTCGATGACCTCGACGGTGGCGAGGCGGACGAGACGGTGACGTTCGCTCTGGACGGCAAGACCTACGAGATCGACCTCACCACGAGCAACGCGGACAAGCTCCGTGGTCTTCTCGAGCCGTACACCAAGAGCGGCCGTCGTACCGGTGGCCGCGCGGCGACCGGCCGCGGCAAGGGCCGTGCCGTTCAGGGTGGCAACAAGGACACCGCCGAGATCCGCAAGTGGGCCCGCGAGAACGGCCACAACGTGAATGACCGCGGCCGTGTTCCGGCCGATGTCCGTGAGGCTTACGAGAAGGCCCACGGCTGA
- a CDS encoding SCO3374 family protein, which yields MALTLPPPRSSYGTGDHARWYAHELGWATAGTAPVRLPTGLSFDVLDLPAVAGHAVLRRVGRTGPVALAGRRMWLLVAPGAADEVPELLDWLEWGQIALGLSVIGAGGHITAPVPPGAAGGPPGAARWLRPPGPRRAVERTLPAPACFGSSGGGTPDLVRLVDVVATECHRARLTLARTHLTAGRSADQPWAFS from the coding sequence ATGGCCCTCACCCTTCCGCCTCCCCGCTCCTCGTACGGGACCGGCGACCACGCGCGGTGGTACGCACACGAGCTCGGCTGGGCCACGGCGGGCACCGCGCCGGTACGGCTGCCGACGGGGCTGAGCTTCGACGTGCTCGATCTGCCCGCCGTGGCGGGACACGCGGTCCTGCGCCGGGTGGGGCGCACGGGCCCGGTGGCCCTGGCGGGGCGGCGGATGTGGCTGCTGGTGGCCCCCGGGGCCGCCGATGAGGTCCCGGAACTGCTCGACTGGCTCGAATGGGGCCAGATCGCGCTCGGCCTGTCCGTGATCGGTGCCGGTGGGCACATCACGGCTCCCGTCCCCCCGGGCGCCGCCGGGGGCCCGCCGGGGGCCGCACGCTGGCTGCGCCCCCCCGGACCGCGCCGGGCCGTGGAGCGGACGCTCCCCGCACCGGCCTGCTTCGGGAGCAGCGGTGGGGGTACTCCCGATCTCGTACGGCTCGTGGACGTGGTGGCGACGGAATGCCACCGAGCCCGGCTCACGCTCGCCCGGACGCACCTGACGGCCGGCCGGTCGGCAGATCAGCCGTGGGCCTTCTCGTAA